The sequence below is a genomic window from Actinokineospora baliensis.
CGATCACGAAGGCCCCAAGCCCCCGCCATCGCGTGCCATTCCCCAGAAGTACCGCCCCAGTGATCACGATTGTAGCGGGATCAGCCGGGCTGTCCAGTTCGATTCGCCCCATTCCCGGTGTGTCGTGGTGATCGCGGCGAGTGCGGGAAATCCTGTAACACCACCGGGTTCACCGGAGATGTACTTGTCCCGCATTCGCCGCGCCGGTCGCCGATTGTCGATCAAGCGCCCGGCTGGAACCGCACGAGCTTGCCGACGCCTGCCGCGTCGACCAGCAGCACCGCGTGGTCCGAGGTGCCGGAGGCCGCGACCGGGTCGAGCACCGAGGTGCCGAGCGGGGCGCTCCACGGGTTCCAGGTGGCCGAACCCGGTGCGGTCTCACCGGAGCGCACCACAGAACCGCCGGTGGTCCTGGCCACGACCTGCACGCCCTGGCCCCAGTCCAGCACCGCGTCGGGGGAGCCCGTGAAGGTGTTGCCGCCACTGATATCGGTCCACGCGGTAAAGCCGGTCGCGGTTTCCCGCGCCGTGCGCAGTGAACCGTCGACCCCGCGCGCGACTATCTGCACGGTGCCGTCCCCGCGCTTGACGACGATCGGCAGGCCCGCCGTGGCGAAGCCGGGGCGACCTTCGGCGCGCTGATTCGGTCGTTGTCGAATGTGCGGAACTCGACCTCACCGGCGGCGTTCCGGTAGGTGATCAGCGGGGTGCCGTAGTTCGGTCGGAGGAAAACGTCGGTGCCCACCACGACCCCGGTGTTGCGCCACGGCAGGAAACCGGTGTTCGACGACAGTTGTACAGCGTTGTAGAGCCTGCCGGAGGCGTCGACGGCAAACGCTTGCACGAGGTCCGATCCGGTTCCGACCACGAATGGCCCGGCGGCGAAGACACCCGCCGTCTGGTCGGGGTCGCGGAAGGTGTCCCAGGTCGATTGGGTGTAGATGCGGCCATTGGCGTCGTCGCCGGCGGCCGCGACGTAGGTGAAGGCCACCTGCCCCCGCTGCGCCAGCGTCGCCCGGCCGGTGGGGCCCTGGTAGTCGGCGGCCCGCGACCGCTCGACGAGGGTCCGGTCGTCCGCGCGCTGGCGGCCGAACAACAGCAGCAGCCGTCGCTCTGGCCGAACACCGACGGCAGCGCCGACCAGCCCGAGCCGACGACCCGGCCGATCCCGTTGTTGGCCCAGGAACCGGTGGTCTCGTCGTAGCGGTACCAGATCAGGTTCCCGCCGAGCGAGGCGTTGGCGGCGCCGCCGCAGCCGGACCGGCCATGATCGGCAACCCGGCGACGGCAACCACGCCTGCCGCGAAAACGACGGCGAGTTTCCTGCTGTTCATCTGGTGTTCCCCAGGCAGATCGGGGCGCGGCCCCAGACCGCGCGGCGTGGTCATCTTAGTCGCCGCGCGGTCCGGAGTGGAGGATCAGGACCGGTAGGGGATCCACGGCTGCTGGACCTACCAGTCGATGATCTGCCGCCGCACGACCGTGCCGTCACGTTGTGCCTGCCGAGCAGCAGCCGTGTGACCTCCGCCGGCGTGGCCCACCTGCGTTCCCCAGGAGCGGGCGGTTATCCGTTGAACGGGAAGGGGACCAGCGTGCCCTTGCCGGACGCATCGATGAGCAGGACCACCTTCCCCTTCTGATAGGTGCCCGAGGAGATCACGGGGTCCACCGTCGAGGTGCCGACCGGGATCCACGGCTGCTGGGCCGCCCAGTCGGTGACCACCCTGCGTACCACCGTGCCATCGGTGGTGCGGGCCACCAGGTCGATCCGGCTCGGGTTCCACGGCAGTGTGTCGACAGCACCGGTGAAGGTGAGGCCGCCGCTGATGTCGGTCCACGGGTCGAAGCCGGTGGCGTTCGACTGAGCGGTCCACAGCTTTCCGGCGCCGTCAACGGCTATCAGCCGCTCGTGCCCGCCCACCGCACCGTTGCCCGTGGTCCAGGTGGGCACGCCCATTCCAGGCAGCACCTCGGTGGTCTTCGGTGCCGAGAGTTGGCGGCCCCGCATGCCCTCGCGGTACTCCGCCTGCCCCACCGAGTTGCGGGTGATGGCGACGACCGCGGAGTACGGCTTGGTGAGTGTGGTGTCCGGTCCGAGCCTCTCCGCCATGGTGTACCAGCCCCCGAAGCTGTCGACCCCGCGGGTGGACTCGGAGAGGGTGCCGACGTTGTCGAGGCCGTAGGCGTACACGCCTTCGCTGCCGATCATGAACAGTGCTGGTCCGGTGCGGAACGACTTGCCCACGTTGGTCGCGGTGCTGAACCCGCCGTCCGGCTGTTGGACGTGGAACCGGCCGATGCCGTCCTGGCTGCTGGCCGACACGAACGCGCGGCCCTTGGCGCCGTACTCCCGTGCCACCGACGCGGTGCCGGTGTACCCCTGGTAGCCGGACATGGCGGTCCAGTTGACCTTGGTGGGGTCCTGCGGGTCTTCCGCGCCGAACAGCAGTTGGCCGTTGTTGTTCACCCACGCCGCTTCGTACGTGCGGGTGTTCTCGTTGAACCTCAGCGCGGGCCGCTCATCGTGTGCCGCGGGCAGCGGTGGTTCCGGTACCGGGGGCACCGGCGGCACGGGGGGCTCGGGCTGTGGTGGCACCGCCACCGGCGTCGTGCAGCCCGCCGCGGAAGTGCCCGCGAGGGTGTTCCACCCGGAGCCGACGACCTTGCCGATGCCGTTGTTCGCCCAGGTGCCCGCCGCGTCGTCGTACCGGTACCAGAGCAGGGTGCCCGCGGCGTCGTTGGCGACGCCGTAGAGCACGCCGCCCCCGCCCCCGAAGAGGCGCTTGAAGGAACTGAAGCCGCGCCCCACGACCTGGCCGGTCACCGCCCAGTGCAGGGAGTCGAACTCGAACCGGTACCGGAGCAGGAGATCGCCCGAGCGCAGGAAGAACCCGCCGTCGCCGGAGGCGATCATGTCCCCCGTCGCGCCCGGGAACCCCAATTGCAGCCCCTTGGACAGGAACCGCCCCTGGTCGTCCCAGCTCGACGCGGTGAAGCCGGTGGTGCCGTTGGTGAGCAGCCGCCCCCGCTCGTCCACGGTGATCTTCTCGGACGTGGCCGGGTCGAGGCGGCCGAGGTCCTGGTACTGGCGGCCGCCGAAGGTGGCCCAGGACGAGCCGGTCCACTGGTAGCGGCGGTGCTGCAGATCGCCCTTGGTGACGTAGTGGATCCACCCGCCGGGCCCGGCCATGACGGTGCCGCCGTTCCAGCCGGAGCCGATGTAGCGCTTGGCGCCCCAGCTCGCCGCACCCGTCTCGGGCTCGTTGTGCGGGTAGACGAAGAGGCGGCCGTCCGGCTCCACCCCGAACACGTCTACAGCGGGAGAGCACACCGGCGGACCGGCGGCGGGCGCCGCGCTCGCGCTGGTCGCGGACAGGCAGGTGGCGGCGAGGACAGCGGCCACGAGCACACCCGCACGTCTGATGTCGTGCATGTCAGTTCAACCCCAGGAACCGTGTGAATCGGAGGCCAGAGACTAAACGCTCCCGGTTCCTTTGTGGACTGCCCTTGCTCACCCCGAGTGGGCGGTCCGTGCTCAGAGCACTGTTGATCAAGGACTCTGTAAGCAGTCTCACAAGCTCTGCGGACGGTGCGTGTCGGCGCCGTCACACCCCCGCCACGGCGGGCTTGACCTCCAGCGACTCCAGGAACTTCACGCACCAGTCCAGCAGGTCGAGGTCGCGCAGCACCGGCGCCCCGATGCGCCCACCAGCCCCACCCTCCGTGGGTCGGGGCGTGGTGACCGTGTTCGTGACCGCCTTGTGCACGGCCTTCGGGTGCAGCCGCTTGAGCCGAACCAGCTGGGAATCGCGCAACGGCAGCGGCGCGAACCGGATGTTGTTGCCCTGCGCGATCACCTCGGTGACCCCGTGCTCCCGGCACTGCTGCCGGAACCGGGCCACCGCGAGCAGGTTGACCACCGGCGTCGGCGGCTCCCCGTACCGGTCGACCAGCTCCTCGCGCACCGCGTCCAGGGCGGCCGTGTCCGGCGCGGCGGCCAGCTTGCGGTACGCCTCCAGCCGTAGTCGTTCACCGGGGACGTAGTCGTGCGGGATGTGCGCGTCGACCGGCAGGTCGACCCGGACCTCGGCCAACTCCTCCTCGTCCTCGGCCCCGGGTGCCCCGGCGTGCTTGCGGAAGGCCTCCACCGCCTCGCCGACCAGGCGCACGTAGAGGTCGAAACCGACGCCCGCGATGTGGCCGGACTGCTCGGCGCCGAGGATGTTGCCAGCGCCGCGGATCTCCAGGTCCTTCATGGCCACGGCCATGCCCGCGCCGAGTTCGGTGTTCTGGGCGATGGTGGCCAGCCGGTCGTGCGCGGTCTCGGTGAGCGGGGACTCCGGCGGGTACAGGAAGTACGCGTAGCCGCGCTCGCGGCCACGGCCGACCCGGCCGCGCAGCTGGTGCAGCTGGGCCAGGCCCAGCATGTCGCCGCGCTCGACGATGAGGGTGTTGGCGTTGGAGATGTCCAGACCGGTCTCGACGATCGTGGTGCAGACCAGCACGTCGTGCTCGCGCTCCCAGAAGCCCTGGATGATCTTCTCCAGGCGCTCCTCGTTCATCTGGCCGTGCGCGGTGACCACCCTGGCCTCGGGGATCAGCTCGCGCAGCCTGCGGGCGGCCTTCTCGATCGACGACACCCGGTTGTGCACGTAGAAGACCTGGCCGTCGCGCAGGAGCTCGCGCCGGATCGCGGCGCCGACCTGCTTGTCGTCGTAGCCGCCGACGTAGGTGAGGATGGGGTGGCGGTCCTCCGGCGGGGTCAGGATGGTCGACATCTCCCGGATGCCCGCCAACGACATCTCCAGGGTGCGCGGGATCGGCGTCGCCGACATCGTCAGGACGTCGACGTGCGTGCGCAGCGCCTTGATGTGCTCCTTGTGCTCGACGCCGAAGCGCTGCTCCTCGTCGACGATCACCAGGCCGAGGTCCTTGTAGCGCAGCCCGGTCTGCAGCAGCCGGTGCGTGCCGATGACGATGTCGACCGACCCGTCGGCCAGGCCCTCGACGGTGCGCTCGGACTCCTGCGGGTCGGTGAACCGCGACAGCCCCCGCACGGTGACCGGGAACGAGTGCATGCGGCCGGAGAAGGTGTTCAGGTGCTGCTGCGCCAGCAGCGTGGTCGGCACCAGCACCGCCACCTGCTTGCCGTCCTGCACCGCCTTGAACGCCGCCCGCACCGCGATCTCGGTCTTGCCGTACCCGACGTCGCCGCAGATGACCCGGTCCATCGGGACGCCGCGCATCATGTCGGCCTTGACCTCGTCGATCGCGGCGAGCTGGTCGATGGTCTCGGTGAACGGGAAGGCGTCCTCGAGTTCGCGCTGCCACGGCGTGTCCGGCCCGAACGCGTGCCCAGGCGCGGCCTGGCGGGCCGCGTAGAGCTGCACCAGCTCCGCGGCGATCTGCTTGACCGCCTTCTTGGCCTTGGCCTTCGTGTTCTTCCAGTCGGACCCGCCGAGCTTGTTGAGCGTGGGCAGCTCACCGCCGACGTAGCGCGACACCTCGTCGAGCTGGTCGGTCGGCACGAACAGCCGGTCGCCCGGCTGGCCGCGCTTGGAGCTCGCGTACTCCAGCACCAGGTACTCGCGGGTGGCCCCCGCGACCGTGCGCTGCACCATCTCGATGTAGCGGCCGATGCCGTGCTGCTCGTGCACGACGTAGTCGCCCGCCTTGAGCGCCAACGGGTCCACCGCGTTGCGGCGCCGCGACGGCATCTTGGTCGACATGTCCTTTGTGGACGTGCCGTGCCTGCCGCCGGTCAGGTCGGCCTCGGTCACCAGGACCAGGTTCGAACCGGGGGCGATGAGACCGTCTTCGATGGCGCCGCAGACGACGGTGACCACGCCCGCGCGAGGGGGCTGCGAGAGGCCCTCCTCGGCGAAGACGGCAGACACCTCGGCCTCGGCCAACTGCTCCACCGCGCGCTT
It includes:
- the mfd gene encoding transcription-repair coupling factor, producing MKDTPLVSKLHGLLTTLLADPAAVAITDAAGSPTKTLSGPVAARPLVVAALAAKTPVLAITATGRESDDLVAVLRDLLGRDAVADFPSWETLPHERLSPRADTVGARLAILRRLAHPEEHPAGALKVVVATVRSLIQPMAPGLGELAPVHLRTGVEQDFDAVVARLADLAYARVDMVEKRGEFAVRGGILDLFPPTAEHPVRVEFWGDEVSEIRPFAVADQRSLPGEVAEVTAPPCRELLLTEDVRTRAAGLAELHQADAHLHEMLTKLAEGIPSEGMEALIPALVPGQMQLLTDVVPPGTHVLLNDPEKIRTRAHDLVRTGQEFLEASWMAAAGGGKAPIDLGASAYRDLGDVAAHARDHEHPWWTLSQLTTPDEDSITLDVRPVEGYRGEIERAFADLRAHTSTDGIAVLVVPGAGTAKRAVEQLAEAEVSAVFAEEGLSQPPRAGVVTVVCGAIEDGLIAPGSNLVLVTEADLTGGRHGTSTKDMSTKMPSRRRNAVDPLALKAGDYVVHEQHGIGRYIEMVQRTVAGATREYLVLEYASSKRGQPGDRLFVPTDQLDEVSRYVGGELPTLNKLGGSDWKNTKAKAKKAVKQIAAELVQLYAARQAAPGHAFGPDTPWQRELEDAFPFTETIDQLAAIDEVKADMMRGVPMDRVICGDVGYGKTEIAVRAAFKAVQDGKQVAVLVPTTLLAQQHLNTFSGRMHSFPVTVRGLSRFTDPQESERTVEGLADGSVDIVIGTHRLLQTGLRYKDLGLVIVDEEQRFGVEHKEHIKALRTHVDVLTMSATPIPRTLEMSLAGIREMSTILTPPEDRHPILTYVGGYDDKQVGAAIRRELLRDGQVFYVHNRVSSIEKAARRLRELIPEARVVTAHGQMNEERLEKIIQGFWEREHDVLVCTTIVETGLDISNANTLIVERGDMLGLAQLHQLRGRVGRGRERGYAYFLYPPESPLTETAHDRLATIAQNTELGAGMAVAMKDLEIRGAGNILGAEQSGHIAGVGFDLYVRLVGEAVEAFRKHAGAPGAEDEEELAEVRVDLPVDAHIPHDYVPGERLRLEAYRKLAAAPDTAALDAVREELVDRYGEPPTPVVNLLAVARFRQQCREHGVTEVIAQGNNIRFAPLPLRDSQLVRLKRLHPKAVHKAVTNTVTTPRPTEGGAGGRIGAPVLRDLDLLDWCVKFLESLEVKPAVAGV
- a CDS encoding tachylectin-related carbohydrate-binding protein, with amino-acid sequence MHDIRRAGVLVAAVLAATCLSATSASAAPAAGPPVCSPAVDVFGVEPDGRLFVYPHNEPETGAASWGAKRYIGSGWNGGTVMAGPGGWIHYVTKGDLQHRRYQWTGSSWATFGGRQYQDLGRLDPATSEKITVDERGRLLTNGTTGFTASSWDDQGRFLSKGLQLGFPGATGDMIASGDGGFFLRSGDLLLRYRFEFDSLHWAVTGQVVGRGFSSFKRLFGGGGGVLYGVANDAAGTLLWYRYDDAAGTWANNGIGKVVGSGWNTLAGTSAAGCTTPVAVPPQPEPPVPPVPPVPEPPLPAAHDERPALRFNENTRTYEAAWVNNNGQLLFGAEDPQDPTKVNWTAMSGYQGYTGTASVAREYGAKGRAFVSASSQDGIGRFHVQQPDGGFSTATNVGKSFRTGPALFMIGSEGVYAYGLDNVGTLSESTRGVDSFGGWYTMAERLGPDTTLTKPYSAVVAITRNSVGQAEYREGMRGRQLSAPKTTEVLPGMGVPTWTTGNGAVGGHERLIAVDGAGKLWTAQSNATGFDPWTDISGGLTFTGAVDTLPWNPSRIDLVARTTDGTVVRRVVTDWAAQQPWIPVGTSTVDPVISSGTYQKGKVVLLIDASGKGTLVPFPFNG